ATAACTCCACAAGGAATATCAAGACGTTTACCAATATGACGTTCCATTTGAgtaccaaatattgcagatggTTCCATGTGAGCGATCATATCTCCTACCTCAGCATGATCATCTGTGATCAGTATTTCATCGCAGAAACCTTGAATTTGCTCTTTGAACCATTCCGCATCATGTTTGCAATAAGTACCTGCACAACTCACACGAATCCCCATTTCTCGAACAAGTATCTTAGTGATTGAAGCAGCGTGCGTTGTATCACCAAAAACAACTGTTTCTTTGCCCGTCAAATTCTGACAATCAATAGATCTTGAAAACCAAGCAGCTTGGGAAACAAATCGAGTCTGTCCGTCGATATAAGGTTCATAATCCACTCTTTTACTCGATGAACTAAGAGCCAAGGTATTCACATTTTTTTGAATCTGGCGGATCCACTCCGCCATATCTACAGCTCCCATGGGAGCTGTAGATATGTAAGGCATACCATATTCTTTATTTAAATACATTGCTGTCATCAAGCCCACTTCACGataaggaattaaattgaaccaagcTTTTGGTAAATTTTTAAGCTCTTCTACAGATCCTCCTTCAggaattatttgattaatttggaTGTCCAAATCTCGTAATAAACGTCTTAACTCACGACAATCGTGTTGATTATGAAAACCCAATGTAAAAATTCCAATTATATTGACAGAAGGCGCATCGGTTAGAAATTGATCCCATTTTTCTTGTCTATGACATCTATCTAAATAATATCGAACCACCTGTTCTAAAGTTCTATCCGCTGCTTGAATTTCATTTACTTGATAATGATCAACATCTGCAAAAATTACGTCGGAATCAGAAATTATGGATGCTCTATTCACAAAGTTCTgtaaatcttcttgcaaaatactAGAGGTACATGTAGGTGTCAATATGATAAGATCAGGATGTTCCTCTTTATCTTTCCGGAGAATATTATCCACAACTCTTTCTTGAGATCCACGTGCTAGTACGTGACGATCTACTATGCTAGCAGTTGCAGCAGTAAAATCTCTTTCGCGTTCTAACATAGAACGCATTACATTGAAATAGTCATCTCCTAGAGGAGCGTGCATAATGGCATGCACATTTTTGAAAGAACTAGCTACTCGTAGGGTTCCAATATGAGCAGGACCAGCGTACATCCAATAGGCTAATTTCATAAATTAGACTTTATCTCTATCTCAATTTGATCTGTATTCCCATCGTACACCACAAAAATATCCCTTTCTATATTTAGATCTTATTGAAATCATATTTCCGTTCTATAAGTATAGTCTATGAAAGGATGAGAAatcaaaaaagaattttttttcttcttatttcttttttCAATAATACTGTTCCACCTGGGACGGAAGGATTCGAACCTTCGGAATAACAGGACCAAAACCTGCTGCCTTACCGCTTGGCCACGCCCCATTGTtgctttattttaataaattaatatcaaTTGACGCAATGTTTCATTTTAATCTGAATTGCATTATTCTAATTCGATTCACTATAATTCTAGCGATTTCAAAGAGATTTTTTCATTTAAGCCAATAAGTATGTGACTACATACTGCATGCATATGAGCCTGCTTAGCTCAGAGGTTAGAGCGTCGCACTTGTAATGTGATGGTCATCGGTTCGATCCCGATAGCTGGCTCGTTTTTATTCTTTTCATTTCTTCCATTATCAACGTTGAAATCTATGAAATAAGGAAAAGACTCTTCCATTTCTGATCGCCGGTCCGCCGGGTCTGCCCTGGCATAATCTGTTTCAACTAGAAATGAATGATTGAAACATATCTTTTTTTCTCTCTACAAtagaaacaaaattgaaaaataatttgtttctctatttctatagAAAATAATTCCAATATTCGTACTCTTTATATTATTCCTCTTTCCAACATTATTTGTTCATTTCTTGAAATAAGGAGTTTTTTATGTCTCGTTATCGCGGACCTCGTTTAAAAATAATAAATCGTCTCAAAACTTTACCAGGACTAAGTAAGAAAACACCCAATAGAACGGAACAGCCTAgtaaaaaaaaacattctaaaccTCCTAAACCTTCTAAATATCCTGTCCGtctaaaagaaaaacaaagattACGTTTTCATTATGGACTTACAGAACGCCAATTACTTCAATATGTTCGTATTGCTAGAAGAGCCAAGGGATCAACAGGTCAGGTTCTATTGCAATTACTTGAAATGCGCTTGGATAATATCCTTTTTCGATTGGGTATGGCGCTTACCATTCCTGAAGCCAGACAATTAGTCAACCATAGGCATATCCTGGTCAATGATCGTATAGTAGATATACCAAGTTATCGTTGCAAACCCCAAGATTTTATATCTATAAAGGATAAACAAAGGTTGAGAGATAGAATTAATAACaatatagatatttttcagaaggaTAAGATGAGGGTGCCACCCCATTTAAATCGTATTAAAAAAAAGTCACAATATAGTGGATTAGttaaaaaaataatagataataacCGTATCGGTTTGAAGATTAATGAATTATTGGTCGTAGAATACTATTCCCGTCGAGTTTAAATTGGGAATGAAAAGAAAGGATCTCTGCGCATCTGTCCCTCTGTATGTTACATGACAATGTCATTGTCAATAATACATTGATTGacgaattatatttttaatatttctttttttcctttgccATACCTTTACTCTTTTTATTTTCTCTATCCCGAAATAGAAGGATATTGCGGGAGGATGAAAGCATCTTATTGGGTTTAGATTCATGAGAAAACGATGCAAAAAAGACTAAGGCGAATATACGGAAAGAGAGGGATTCGAACCCTCGGTAAACAGAAGCCTACATAGCAGTTCCAATGCTACGCCTTGAACCGCTCAGCCATCTTTCCTATACGATCTCTTCATTTGTCGACAAAATGAAAAGAACAAGTTTTATTATGTGATAACTTACTTTTGCATAAGTAAAGTATTTATGAAATCTGGCATAAAGACAAAAGAGTATTTTACCACACtccttcttttcttcttatttcaagatattttatcTTATTCGGGGTTTTATTGCCGATCCAATTGTGAAATTAAGCCAGATCTATTGATCCAGAATGatcctatatatacatatattatgaaTCATTTTTCGGTAAGAATGAATGGTACAAATTATATCATAATGACTATACTCAATATATTCTATGTTTTAGAATAAGTATGAACACACACGATCCTGATTTTATCAAAAAGCAGAAAATTGACTCTTCACCAATTTACCGTTTACTTGCTCGTTTGATCCTTGGGATCATGAGCAAACGAGTGCGATATTTCTTAAATTTGCATATATAGATATAAACATTGTCTAAAATTCAATTTATTGTTCATCAATAAATTGAATGAACTCTTTCAAAtattcccattttttctttatttagaaaaaatgaTAATGTTTACATATTTGCGATCGTAAGGAAATCCATTTATTATACTATTGTGCATTGGAATATAATTTTGTTCATGGAATCATTTCCGTATGgggaataaaaaaaaaattatcaaatttataaTTGACTATGCCTAGATCTCAAAGAAATGACAATTTTATCGACAAGACTTTCACAATTGTAGCGGATATATTATTGCAGATAATCCCAATGGCTTCAGGGGAGAAAAAGGCATTTACCTATTACAGAGATGgtgtgatttgatatttttttctttctgcTTTTTCTCGTTTCGTAGAATGGCGGAATATTTATTAAGTTAAGTTAAAGAAAACTTACGCTTAGTGAAGGTGAGTTTTAGAAATAGAACAATTCTTTCTGTCGTGTATCCCCGATTTATGCAGCCTTAGATGCTTTGATCTTCTGAGATTCTAGTATTAAGCAAAAGGTTATATCTATTACATAGATGTTAATGGTCAAATCTATATGATAGGTATGCATAGGGGAAAAAGCACTACGCGTTAAAATCGACAACACAAATGCTTCGTTATAATACACAAAACCTTTTTAATGAAGGGCTAGTTAGAATGGTTGAGGCAACAAACATCCATCTCGTTTGTATTTCGGATACCGCTAGAACCATCGGAGACTGTTGAAGTGAATAATCCCCGTAAAATACAGTGCGTTAAGGACAAAGAAATTGGTAGAGGTTATGTTTATAGTGCTAAGCTAAAATACTTGGTATTTAGAAAAAAATCTTTGCAAGAAGGATAGCTAGAGATTCATCGGAAATACGCTAGTTCCTGTTAATTCATAATATAAGAAACTATTTTTTTGTCCATTTAATGGATTACTTCCCTTATTCTGTAAAAAAAGGAGGAGCCGTATGAGGTGAAATTCTCATGTACGGTTTTGAAGCGGAGATCATTTCAATTGAATGAACGACCGTAACGAATGTCAGCTCAATCCGAAGGGGAATATGCGGAAGCTTTACAAAATTATTATGAAGCCATGCGACCGGAAATTGACCCCTATGACCGaagttatatattatataatataggtCTTATCCACACGAGTAATGGGGAACATACTAAGGCTTTGGAATATTATTTCCAGGCATTAGAACGAAACCCGTCTTTACCACAAGCTCTTAATAATACGGCCTTGATCTGTCATTACGTGCGGCTATCTGTACTATAGAATGAATTCGTTTAGAACtacggaaaagaaaaaaaaaagaggctTTCTACATATGCACCGTCCAAAACAACGGTTTTTTATCAGCTGTAGTCAAAAGAATATCCCTCATAGGAGCCCAAATATGAATCGGTAAATATAGCCTGGATAGTCCATggataaaataaaatcaattcaattgatgGAAAAAGCACCATAAAGATCAATTATTGAAAGTTCGGGCTGATACGATCAAATCTGCTCATGGGCAAAAAAAAGGATTCAATTTATGTAATAGGGTTGATTTACTAGGCTATTGAGCAGTGGTGTAGCATCGGATCCTAAAGACGTGAAGTACTTTCCTGGTAGGAAAGTAttcttcaaaatttctatacaGAACATAGATAGTTACCTCTTAAAAAGATTTTTATCTGATCTAATCTGAAGTAGATCTCTTTATTTCTAATACTTCATCTTTTTTAGGGTGGGAGAAAGGAGAAAACCTGATCATTTATCGAAAGTGAAGTTTGAAACTCATGTCATTGACCCATTCTGTTCTTTCGGTTAACCTGAACGTATTTCTTCTATTTTGGAAGTTTGGGTAAAGGACTAAAGAATAGTTGATTGAGCCGTATGAGGTAGGAAACTCTCAAGTACGGTTCTAAGGGAAGAAAACTTTTAGAAGTTGATCTATCCCGACCGAGGAGAACAGGCCATTCAACAGGGAGATCCTGAAATTGCGGAAGCTTGGTTTGATCAAGCTGCTGAGTATTGGAAACAAGCTATAGCGCTTGCTCCAAGCAATTATATCGAAGCACAAAATCGGTTAAAGATTACAGGACGTTTTGGAGAATGAAAATGTCTCGATTACTATACTGCGAAATCGTCAAGAATATGAAATTTATCCAGACAGGATAAATCCATTTTTCATACTATTCGAGCGAATTAGCTTCTCTTATTGCATTgtcattataaaaaaatatgtttaaaataaaacaaagaatACTTTCTATGGATCGTTAATGAAAAAAATCTTTTCTCTATGGGCAAATCCCGTCCAGAGATATAATTTATTAAAGATTCATTAATAATTTATCAATTCAAAGTTCTTTTGAATTATAAAAGTGATCTGTAACATATGGGTCCAGAGATATGGATAAATAAATCTGGATATGAAGATAATGATTGTATTAATATTGATATCTTTTTTTACCACTCGACGGGAAAGACGTTTTATATCTCGCAACGGTCCATTAAGCACCTATCAGATATGTCATAATAAATATGAACACCTGTCTCAAATCGACTTCCCTATCATAGTCGCTCTAGTTTTGAACTGGGAAATAAAGAGAGGAACGAGTTGAgaatatatctttttttttattcGGCGGGTTTTTTCTCATGTCTCGTCTGGAAAGAGGAGAACTCAATGACCATTCGTTCACCGGAACCAGAAGTAAAGATCATAGTGGATAGGGATCCTGTTAAAACCTCTTTTGAAAAATGGGCTAAACCCGGTCATTTCTCAAAGACACTAGCCAAGGGACCTAATACTACCACCTGGATCTGGAACCTACATGCTGATGCTCACGATTTTGATAGCCATACCAATAATTTGGAAGAGATCTCCCGCAAAGTATTTAGTGCTCATTTTGGTCAATTAGCAATAATATTTATTTGGCTAAGTGGGATGTACTTTCACGGCGCTCGCTTCTCCAATTATGAAGCATGGCTAGGCGATCCTACTCACATTAAACCCAGTGCTCAGGTAGTTTGGCCGATAGTAGGCCAAGAAATTTTGAATGGAGATGTGGGTGGAGGTTTTCGAGGAATACAAATAACCTCTGGGTTCTTCCAGATTTGGCGAGCATCCGGAATAACTAGTGAATTGCAACTTTACTGCACCGCAATTGGTGCATTGATCTTTGCAGCGTTAATGCTTTTTGCTGGTTGGTTCCATTATCACAAAGCTGCTCCAAAATTGACTTGGTTCCAAGATGTAGAATCCATGTTGAACCACCATTTAGCAGGGTTACTAGGACTTGGCTCTCTATCTTGGGCAGGACACCAAATACACGTTTCTTTACCTATTAATCAACTCTTAGATGCTGGAGTGGACCCTAAAGAGATACCACTTCCTCATGAGTTTATTTTAAATCGTGAGCTTTTAGCTCAACTTTATCCCAGTTTCGCTAAGGGATTGACCCCATTTTTCACCCTGAATTGGTCGGAATATTCAGATTTTTTGACTTTTCGCGGAGGACTCAACCCAGTAACGGGGGGTCTGTGGCTGACCGATACTGCACACCACCATTTGGCTATTGCAGTTCTTTTTCTAATCGCTGGTCATATGTATAGAACCAATTGGGTTATTGGTCATAACCTCAAGGATATTTTGGAAGCTCATAAAGGTCCATTTACAGGGGAAGGACATAAAGGTCTTTACGAGATCTTAACTACTTCATGGCATGCTCAATTAGCTCTTAACCTAGCTATGTTAGGGTCTTTAACTATTGTCGTAGCTCACCATATGTATTCTATGCCTCCCTATCCATATCTAGCTACTGACTATGGTACCCAACTGTCTCTGTTCACGCACCATATGTGGATTGGTGGATTTCTCATAGTTGGCGCTGCTGCACATGCAGCTATTTTTATGGTAAGAGACTATGATCCGACTACTCAATACAACAATCTTTTAGACCGTGTTCTGAGACATCGTGATGCAATCGTATCACACCTCAACTGGGCATGTATTTTCTTAGGTTTCCATAGTTTTGGTCTATATATTCATAATGATACTATGAGTGCTTTAGGACGTCCTAAAGATATGTTTTCAGATACTGCTATACAATTACAACCTATCTTTGCTCAATGGGTACAAAACACTCATGCTTTAGCACCCAGTTTGACAGCTCCTGATGCAACAGCAAGCACCAGCTTAACCTGGGGAGGCGGCGATTTGGTAGCAGTAGGTGCCAAAGTGGCTTTGTTACCTATTCCATTAGGAACTGCGGATTTTTTAGTACACCATATTCATGCATTTACTATCCATGTGACTGTATTAATATTACTGAAAGGTGTTTTATTTGCTCGCAGTTCTCGTTTAATACCCGATAAAGCGAATCTTGGTTTTCGTTTTCCTTGCGATGGGCCTGGTAGAGGAGGAACATGTCAAGTATCTGCCTGGGATCATGTCTTCCTAGGATTATTCTGGATGTACAATGCAATTTCGGTAGTAATATTTCATTTTAGTTGGAAAATGCAGTCTGACGTTTGGGGTAGTATAAGTGATCAGGGAGTGGTAACTCATATTACAGGAGGAAACTTTGCACAGAGTTCCGTTACAATTAACGGGTGGCTTCGTGACTTTCTATGGGCACAAGCTTCTCAAGTAATCCAATCTTACGGTTCTTCATTATCTGCCTATGGCCTTTTATTCTTAGGTGCTCATTTCGTTTGGGCATTTAGTTTAATGTTCCTATTTAGTGGCCGTGGATATTGGCAAGAACTTATTGAATCTATTGTTTGGGCTCATAATAAATTAAAAGTTGCTCCTGCTATCCAGCCAAGAGCCTTGAGTATTGTCCAAGGACGTGCTGTAGGAGTAGCTCATTACCTTCTGGGTGGAATCGTCACAACATGGGCGTTCTTCCTAGCAAGAATTATTGCAGTAGGATAATGACTAGGAGGATTTGAAAAGCATTATGGCATCAAGATTTCCAAAGTTCAGCCAAGGCTTGGCCCAGGACCCAACTACTCGTCGTATTTGGTTTGGTATTGCTACTGCACATGACTTTGAGAGTCATGATGATATTACCGAAGAGCGTCTTTATCAAAAGATTTTTGCTTCTCACTTTGGTCAGTTAGCTATAATCTTTCTGTGGACCTCTGGTAATTTGTTCCACGTAGCTTGGCAAGGCAATTTCGAAGCATGGGTCCGCGACCCCTTACATGTAAGACCTATTGCTCATGCAATTTGGGATCCTCATTTTGGTCAACCGGCCGTAGAAGCCTTTACCCGAGGAGGTGCCCCCGGTCCGGTCAATATTGCTTATTCCGGTGTTTATCAGTGGTGGTATACAATTGGCTTACGCACTAATGAAGATCTTTATACTGGAGCTCTTTTCTTGCTATTTCTTTCTGCTCTCTTTTTAACAGCGGGTTGGTTGCATCTACAACCTCAATGGAAACCAAGTGTTTCATGGTTTAAAAATGCCGAATCTCGTCTCAATCATCATTTGTCAGGGCTTTTCGGAGTCAGTTCTTTGGCTTGGACGGGGCATTTAGTTCATGTCGCTATTCCTGAATCAAGAGGAGAACACATAAGATGGGATAATTTTTTAGATGTATTACCGCATCCCGAAGGGCTGGAACCACTTTTTACAGGTCAGTGGAATCTTTATGCTCAAAATCCTGATTCCAGTAGTCATTTATTTGGTACTACTAAAGGGGCGGGAACTGCTATTCTAACTCTTCTCGGGGGATTTCacccacaaacacaaagtttgtggCTAACTGATATCGCGCATCATCATTTAGCTATTGCATTTGTGTTTTTCATTGCTGGCCATATGTATAGAACCAACTTTGGGATTGGACACAGTATAAAAGATATTTTAGAAGCACATGTTCCTCCGAAAGGCTTATTAGGACGCGGGCATAAGGGTCTTTACAACACAATCAATAATTCTCTTCACTTTCAATTAGGTCTTGCTCTAGCTTCTTTGGGAGTTGTTACTTCCTTGGTAGCTCAACACATGTATTCTTTACCTGCCTATGCATTCATAGCGCAAGATTTTACTACCCAAGCTGCATTGTATACTCATCATCAATACATTGCCGGATTCATTATGACAGGGGCATTTGCTCATGGAGCTATATTTCTCATTAGAGATTATAATCCAGAACAGAATAAGGATAATGTATTGGCGAGAATGTTGGAGCATAAGGAAGCCATAATCTCTCATTTGAGTTGGGTTAGTTTATTCCTAGGTTTTCATACCTTGGGACTTTATGTTCATAACGATGTTATGCTCGCTTTTGGTACTCCAGAAAAGCAAATCTTGATTGAACCCATATTTGCTCAATGGATACAATCTGCTCATGGTAAGACCTTATATGGTTTTGATGTACTCTTATCTTCAGCAAATGATCCAGCATTCAATGCTGGCAAAAGCTTATGGTTACCCGGTTGGTTGAGTGCTATTAACGATAATAAAAATTCACTGTTCTTAACAATTGGTCCCGGAGACTTTTTGGTTCATCATGCTATTGCTCTAGGTTTGCATACAACTACATTGATTTTAGTAAAAGGTGCTTTAGATGCGCGCGGTTCTAAGCTAATGCCTGATAAGAAAGATTTTGGTTATAGTTTTCCTTGCGATGGTCCGGGACGGGGCGGTACTTGCGATATTTCGGCCTGGGATGCTTTTTATTTAGCAGTTTTCTGGATGTTGAATACCATTGGATGGGTTACTTTCTATTGGCATTGGAAGCATATTACCTTATGGCAGGGAAATGTAGCTCAATTTAATGAGTCTTCCACTTATTTAATGGGATGGTTAAGAGATTATCTTTGGTTAAATTCTTCACAACTAATTAATGGATACAATCCTTTTGGTATGAACAGTTTATCTGTATGGGCGTGGATGTTCTTATTTGGGCATCTTGTTTGGGCTACTGGATTTATGTTTCTTATTTCTTGGCGTGGATATTGGCAAGAACTGATTGAAACTCTTGCATGGGCTCATGAACGCACACCTTTGGCTAATTTAGTTCGATGGAGGGATAAGCCGGTAGCTCTTTCCATTGTTCAAGCGCGATTAGTTGGATTAGCTCACTTTTCTGTAGGCTATATATTCACCTATGCAGCTTTCTTAATCGCCTCTACATCAGGCAAATTCGGTTAATTCTTTTTCATTTTATTCTAATATTTAGATTTTCTATCTAATCTCTATGCATAAAAAGAAAGAGTAATCCACGTAATACTTCTCCATCTCAAATTTGATCTATATTATTTATATAAACTAGCTGAATCATTATGGCAAGAAAAAGtctcattcaaagagagaaaaagaaacaaaGATTGGAAAGGAAATATAATTTGCTTCGCCAATCTTTGAAAAAAGAGATGAGCGAAGTCTCATCACTGGATGATAAATTGGATATTTATAGAAAATTACAATCTCTACCGCGTAATAGTGCACCTACACGTCTTCGTCGACGTTGTTTGAAGACTGGAAGACCCAGAGCCAATTATAGAGACTTTGAATTATCCGGATATATAATCCGTGAAATGGCTCACGCATGTTTGTTGGCTGGGGTGACCAAATCGAGTTGGTAGGTTCAAAAAAATTGCTTAAAGTTATTATTATGCTATCCTCCCTCCCTATATAGGAGGGAGAATAGCATACCCAAGGGATTGCTCGATGTACCCATTTTGGGGTATTATAACAAAGGTAATATGAGGGGATAGCGCGGAGTAGAGCAGTTTGGTAGCTCGCAAGGCTCATAACCTTGAAGTCACGGGTTCAAATCCCGTCTCCGCAAAGACACAATAAGTTTTTATATCCAAAAAGGATGGTTCATCCCATTTATCTTGGCCTTATGTATAAAGAAGATAAAAAATATGACTAAACGAATAACTAATTCATAATTCTATTCTATACTACAGATGGGCGGGTAGCGGGAATCGAACCCGCATCTTTTCCTTGGCAAGGAGAAATTGTACCATTCAACCATACCCGCATTTGACTCGATATATGGGTATAATATATACCCATATATTACCATTCTATGTAGGTCAATTTTTCAATTTGAatagactgattgatcaattatcaATCATACTAATAAAAAAAACCTCTCCCTTGAATACTCTCATTACCTGGTTTTTTCAAATTTATCGTAAATTCCCTTGTGAATAATTTATGATGCCccctagagaggggggagagggaaatTTGAAACCCAAAAGATCTTAAAACATATCTTAAGATATGAAAGAATTTAGAATACCTACTAAAAAGACTGATCCAATCCATAATGATACGCCGGAAAATAGTACATTTTTGTTACTTGACCAACCATTAGGAGAGGCAAGTGCGACAGGTACACCAATCACTAGTAGAGTTGAAATTGCAATTAATGCAAACACAGACGATTGGAACGCAATAGTCATGGTTGTGATCTTAAAAAGTTTCCAACAGATTCAAAAGGCTATACCATTCGATCCCTATCCGGTCAATTTTGAGTAAAATGCACTACGgatttttatttgatcataaataaaTCGAAattctcaaatttttcttttagtataaaagaatcaattttatttttatcatcatgatatatatatatatatatatcactgaTAGCCCTATAGACAGATATTATCTGTCAGCATAAAATGAGTTATGCTAATTCGGGAGAGATGGCCGAGTGGTTGATGGCTCTGGTCTTGAAAACCAGTATAGTTCAAAAACTATCGAGGGTTCGAATCCCTCTCTCTCCTTTTGTTCATCGAACAACTAAACCTAACTTACAAAAAAGAAAAATCCTAGATAGAACTTAGTTCAGTACCAAAAAAATGCTCGGCTATATTCTATAGCCGAGCAACAAGGATTCAGCTGGAAGAATAAtgacaaaggatataactatcccGCCTTTCAATAAAGATAATATCTAGTTTTATCTCTGGTTTAATTAAGAGGGGTCATGGAAAGAACAGGTTCAAAATCACGATCAATTCCTTTCTCAAATCCTGCTGCAGCTGCACGAGCTCTTCCTGCATGCCACAAATGACCTACGAAAAAGAAAAATCCTAGAACAAAATGAGAGGTGGCTAACCAACTTCGAGGTGAGACATAATTGACCGCATTAATCTCGGTAGCTACACCACCCACAGAATTTAAAGAACCTAAAGGAGCATGAGTCATATATTCTGCTGAACGTCGTTCTTGCCAAGGTTGTATGTCTTTTTTCAGCTTACTCAGGTCCAAACCATTAGGACCTCTTAGAGGTTCCAACCAGGGAGCACGAAGATCCCAAAAACGCATCGTTTcccctccaaaaataatttctccAGTAGGAGAACGCATAAGATATTTACCTAAACCAGTAGGCCCTTGGGCAGACCCCACACTAGCTCCAAGACGTTGGTCTCTAACTAGAAAAGTAAATGCTTGTGCTTGAGAGGCCTCTGGGCCGGTAGGTCCATAGAATTCACTGGGATAAGCTGTATTGTTAAACCAAACAAAACAACAAGCAATGAAACCAAAGACAGAGAGAGCCGCCAAACTATAGGATAAGTAAGCTTCTCCGGACCATACAAACGCGCGGCGAGCCCACGCAAAAGGTTTTGTTAAGATGTGCCAGATACCACCGAAGATACAAATGGAACCTAACCACACATGTCCTCCAATTAGATCTTCTAGATTGTCAACGCTAACAATCCATCCCTCCCCTCCAAAAGGGGATTTAAGTAAATAACCAAATATAGTACTTGGGTTAAGCGTAAGGTTCGTAATTTTTCTTACATCTCCACCGCCGGGAGCCCAAGTATCATATATGCCACCAAAATACAAAGCCTTAAACACTAGGAGAAA
The sequence above is drawn from the Cryptomeria japonica unplaced genomic scaffold, Sugi_1.0 HiC_scaffold_1274, whole genome shotgun sequence genome and encodes:
- the LOC131052144 gene encoding light-independent protochlorophyllide reductase subunit B, yielding MKLAYWMYAGPAHIGTLRVASSFKNVHAIMHAPLGDDYFNVMRSMLERERDFTAATASIVDRHVLARGSQERVVDNILRKDKEEHPDLIILTPTCTSSILQEDLQNFVNRASIISDSDVIFADVDHYQVNEIQAADRTLEQVVRYYLDRCHRQEKWDQFLTDAPSVNIIGIFTLGFHNQHDCRELRRLLRDLDIQINQIIPEGGSVEELKNLPKAWFNLIPYREVGLMTAMYLNKEYGMPYISTAPMGAVDMAEWIRQIQKNVNTLALSSSSKRVDYEPYIDGQTRFVSQAAWFSRSIDCQNLTGKETVVFGDTTHAASITKILVREMGIRVSCAGTYCKHDAEWFKEQIQGFCDEILITDDHAEVGDMIAHMEPSAIFGTQMERHIGKRLDIPCGVISAPVHIQNFPLGYRPFLGYEGTNQIADLVYNSFALGMEDHLLDIFGGHDTKEIISKSLSTDIGLIWNPESRLELSKIPRFAREKVERNTEKFARQKGIETITVEVMYAAKEALNT
- the LOC131027549 gene encoding small ribosomal subunit protein uS4c-like; translation: MSRYRGPRLKIINRLKTLPGLSKKTPNRTEQPSKKKHSKPPKPSKYPVRLKEKQRLRFHYGLTERQLLQYVRIARRAKGSTGQVLLQLLEMRLDNILFRLGMALTIPEARQLVNHRHILVNDRIVDIPSYRCKPQDFISIKDKQRLRDRINNNIDIFQKDKMRVPPHLNRIKKKSQYSGLVKKIIDNNRIGLKINELLVVEYYSRRV
- the LOC131058859 gene encoding photosystem I P700 chlorophyll a apoprotein A1, which gives rise to MTIRSPEPEVKIIVDRDPVKTSFEKWAKPGHFSKTLAKGPNTTTWIWNLHADAHDFDSHTNNLEEISRKVFSAHFGQLAIIFIWLSGMYFHGARFSNYEAWLGDPTHIKPSAQVVWPIVGQEILNGDVGGGFRGIQITSGFFQIWRASGITSELQLYCTAIGALIFAALMLFAGWFHYHKAAPKLTWFQDVESMLNHHLAGLLGLGSLSWAGHQIHVSLPINQLLDAGVDPKEIPLPHEFILNRELLAQLYPSFAKGLTPFFTLNWSEYSDFLTFRGGLNPVTGGLWLTDTAHHHLAIAVLFLIAGHMYRTNWVIGHNLKDILEAHKGPFTGEGHKGLYEILTTSWHAQLALNLAMLGSLTIVVAHHMYSMPPYPYLATDYGTQLSLFTHHMWIGGFLIVGAAAHAAIFMVRDYDPTTQYNNLLDRVLRHRDAIVSHLNWACIFLGFHSFGLYIHNDTMSALGRPKDMFSDTAIQLQPIFAQWVQNTHALAPSLTAPDATASTSLTWGGGDLVAVGAKVALLPIPLGTADFLVHHIHAFTIHVTVLILLKGVLFARSSRLIPDKANLGFRFPCDGPGRGGTCQVSAWDHVFLGLFWMYNAISVVIFHFSWKMQSDVWGSISDQGVVTHITGGNFAQSSVTINGWLRDFLWAQASQVIQSYGSSLSAYGLLFLGAHFVWAFSLMFLFSGRGYWQELIESIVWAHNKLKVAPAIQPRALSIVQGRAVGVAHYLLGGIVTTWAFFLARIIAVG
- the LOC131027538 gene encoding photosystem I P700 chlorophyll a apoprotein A2, producing MASRFPKFSQGLAQDPTTRRIWFGIATAHDFESHDDITEERLYQKIFASHFGQLAIIFLWTSGNLFHVAWQGNFEAWVRDPLHVRPIAHAIWDPHFGQPAVEAFTRGGAPGPVNIAYSGVYQWWYTIGLRTNEDLYTGALFLLFLSALFLTAGWLHLQPQWKPSVSWFKNAESRLNHHLSGLFGVSSLAWTGHLVHVAIPESRGEHIRWDNFLDVLPHPEGLEPLFTGQWNLYAQNPDSSSHLFGTTKGAGTAILTLLGGFHPQTQSLWLTDIAHHHLAIAFVFFIAGHMYRTNFGIGHSIKDILEAHVPPKGLLGRGHKGLYNTINNSLHFQLGLALASLGVVTSLVAQHMYSLPAYAFIAQDFTTQAALYTHHQYIAGFIMTGAFAHGAIFLIRDYNPEQNKDNVLARMLEHKEAIISHLSWVSLFLGFHTLGLYVHNDVMLAFGTPEKQILIEPIFAQWIQSAHGKTLYGFDVLLSSANDPAFNAGKSLWLPGWLSAINDNKNSLFLTIGPGDFLVHHAIALGLHTTTLILVKGALDARGSKLMPDKKDFGYSFPCDGPGRGGTCDISAWDAFYLAVFWMLNTIGWVTFYWHWKHITLWQGNVAQFNESSTYLMGWLRDYLWLNSSQLINGYNPFGMNSLSVWAWMFLFGHLVWATGFMFLISWRGYWQELIETLAWAHERTPLANLVRWRDKPVALSIVQARLVGLAHFSVGYIFTYAAFLIASTSGKFG